The Fusarium oxysporum Fo47 chromosome II, complete sequence genome includes a region encoding these proteins:
- a CDS encoding CHAP domain-containing protein, protein MKFITLCAYALAFFSTGVHSYPVTSDNLNCRSGPGTAFAIKKSYKKGQDVTITCQTQGDKVEGNSIWDKTSDGCYVADKYVKTGKDGYVKGKCTNVPKPSKNKKIPGPRVNDYPYKNSCGPADKWLYFKCQCTSFVAWRVNERLGIKFHNKYKGKAWGNGNQWDEAARASGVRVDNKPVPGCIAQTNAGKSGHVAWVSAVDGDMVFVEEYNWNNYRAYGTRKVHKSKFNYIHLKV, encoded by the coding sequence ATGAAGTTTATAACTTTGTGCGCCTATGCGCTCGCATTCTTTTCCACTGGAGTTCATTCTTACCCCGTGACCAGCGACAACCTGAACTGCCGCTCCGGTCCAGGCACGGCCTTTGCAATTAAGAAATCTTACAAAAAGGGCCAGGACGTTACTATTACCTGCCAAACTCAGGGGGACAAAGTCGAGGGAAATTCCATCTGGGATAAGACGTCTGACGGCTGCTATGTTGCCGACAAATACGTCAAAACCGGAAAGGACGGCTACGTCAAGGGCAAATGCACCAATGTCCCCAAGCCCTCCAAGAATAAGAAAATCCCAGGCCCTAGGGTCAACGACTATCCCTACAAGAACAGCTGCGGCCCAGCGGACAAATGGCTATACTTCAAGTGCCAATGCACCAGCTTCGTGGCATGGCGTGTGAATGAGCGCCTGGGCATTAAGTTCCACAACAAGTACAAAGGGAAGGCATGGGGTAATGGTAATCAGTGGGATGAGGCTGCCAGAGCGAGTGGTGTGAGGGTTGATAACAAGCCTGTGCCTGGCTGTATTGCTCAGACAAATGCCGGGAAATCCGGACATGTTGCTTGGGTTTCTGCTGTCGATGGGGATATGGTTTTTGTTGAAGAGTATAACTGGAACAATTACAGGGCTTATGGAACGCGCAAGGTCCACAAGAGCAAGTTTAATTACATTCATCTAAAGGTCTAA
- a CDS encoding uncharacterized protein (expressed protein) yields the protein MADNSTASALAGQWRNPAGFMSLLMIIGGPVIQSALAQLTGPSFVPICFSFGWVSYAFSTISVLVGDGRLMPPADYACKVINLENGYTRTNRSWIVGRLLRDLEKPLTNEALRVEVYEAVDTPGGKFLAGGKSRWFGLGAILIQLGITIIPLKCFGDWGPLMITVLGTIGAVATAALPQWKVEKLACRVKSAKRIAITTGNGSRHVVVILGKVGSLDIEDLAAAEGPRQPRSWNEFKWCVRYVDESGKEVKVSRTEAFKEYMKEKGIVTVWNGTWLGVRCFQWYKSGGGEAVPRASSKDVMESYMKKRKLRDEEKLFRGLPIGFWITRLLCGILILLWAAVLISVMALKERVWYLVGVGTVGMIQNATAAAMSRTPEARGIHLKRGKMIFIGQKVMDVLMDLDTWQPGCGRSLLKEFFPAGLDVPKDRGENDWWEEKKRKDDENRGASVGESGKQKAPSETKKSYGQGKDKYDQERYEDENRRKRCNSEEVE from the coding sequence ATGGCAGACAATTCCACCGCCTCTGCCCTTGCTGGGCAATGGCGCAATCCAGCTGGCTTCATGTCCCTCTTGATGATAATCGGAGGCCCCGTCATACAGTCAGCACTTGCCCAACTCACCGGACCATCTTTCGTCCCCATCTGTTTTAGCTTCGGCTGGGTGTCGTACGCATTCTCTACCATAAGTGTCTTGGTCGGCGATGGACGTTTGATGCCACCCGCAGACTACGCCTGTAAAGTTATCAATCTCGAAAACGGCTATACACGAACAAACAGATCTTGGATTGTTGGTCGATTATTGCGAGATCTGGAAAAGCCGCTTACGAATGAAGCATTGCGGGTTGAGGTTTATGAAGCCGTCGATACTCCTGGTGGAAAGTTTCTGGCAGGGGGCAAATCAAGATGGTTTGGATTGGGGGCCATTCTCATTCAACTCGGCATCACTATCATACCATTGAAATGCTTTGGTGACTGGGGTCCTTTGATGATTACCGTATTGGGAACTATCGGAGCCGTTGCAACGGCGGCATTACCTCAATGGAAAGTGGAGAAGTTGGCCTGTCGGGTTAAATCGGCAAAAAGGATAGCGATTACCACAGGGAATGGGTCGCGCCATGTGGTAGTGATTCTGGGGAAAGTGGGTAGCTTGGATATCGAAGATCTAGCCGCGGCAGAAGGACCACGCCAACCAAGGTCATGGAACGAATTCAAATGGTGCGTGAGGTACGTGGATGAAAGTGGCAAGGAGGTAAAGGTTTCTCGGACAGAAGCCTTTAAGGAATACATGAAAGAGAAGGGCATTGTCACTGTGTGGAATGGGACCTGGCTAGGTGTTAGGTGTTTTCAATGGTACAAAAGCGGAGGGGGCGAAGCGGTGCCACGGGCGAGCAGCAAAGACGTCATGGAATCCTACATGAAGAAACGAAAGCTTAGGGACGAAGAAAAACTCTTCCGTGGCCTTCCGATAGGCTTCTGGATAACCAGGCTCTTATGTGGAATTCTCATACTTCTTTGGGCAGCAGTTCTCATCTCAGTAATGGCCCTGAAAGAAAGAGTATGGTATTTGGTCGGGGTTGGGACAGTTGGCATGATCCAGAACGCTACCGCTGCGGCGATGAGCCGAACGCCAGAGGCTCGTGGCATCCATTTGAAAAGGGGCAAGATGATCTTCATTGGACAAAAGGTTATGGATGTGTTGATGGATCTTGATACGTGGCAGCCTGGATGTGGCAGGTCTCTGCTCAAGGAATTTTTCCCTGCAGGGCTTGATGTTCCTAAGGATAGAGGGGAGAATGACTGGTgggaggaaaagaaaaggaaagatgATGAAAACAGGGGAGCGAGTGTGGGAGAAAGCGGAAAGCAAAAGGCACCGTCGGAAACGAAAAAGAGTTACGGTCAAGGTAAAGATAAATATGATCAAGAGCGCTATGAAGATGAGAATCGCCGGAAAAGATGCAACAGTGAAGAGGTTGAGTAA